The Nicotiana sylvestris chromosome 6, ASM39365v2, whole genome shotgun sequence genomic sequence CTGACTTCTGGTTTGAAGCTAGGAGGGTATTCTATCTCCATTTCGAGACAACCACCTTCGTAGTCCCTATCAGCAAAGAACATCTGATGAAGCCGCCGATCAACATGAGTACTGCCAACTGTGAAAGTAGCATGAGCCCCACTCTCATCATCCTCCCGTCCACGAAGAATGTTATTGAGTTGCTCTTCCATGACACATAATCTGGATTCTTCATCCACATCAAGTGAGGAACAATTATCATTGACATAAAGGACACATGCTGTGCGCCTATTATGGGTCCAAACTTCAGCAGCAGCGACATTAAAATGAAGATTGGCTAGTACAGCAGAAATTTCTGATAAAAGACCCGGACGATCACTTCCTATAAGCTCAATGGTGGTATAATCACCCACAGAGTTCACTCCTACCTTTCTACCTGGACAAGGCTTCAATATGCCTGATGTGTAACCTTCAGGTCCTAGCGCCTAATGTAAGAAATTTATTGAAATCGTTAGTAACTTGGATATAACTAGGTTCTTGCTTAGGGTAGCTACTTTTTAAGTTTCAGTCACTTGGATGACACACCTACATGGGCTAAAGCATTTATTGGGGATAAAATAGGATTTTATTGGGTGACTACCAGGGTACATATATGCTCTTGCATACAAAGTTCAGGAAAGCCTAACTACAACTTGTGTGAAAAAACCTGCAGTAAAAGCGAGGATTATGACAGCAATGAGCTCATGACTGAAACAGATAAGAGAAATAGGCAAACCCAGACACATTAGTAGAGCACTATTTAGTTTGTGGAATTGGGAACTCTTGTCTAACAATGAGCAACTATTCTGTAACATTTTGTCACCAAGGATTTGTGAATAGTTGCTTGACTTTTGCTGTGCTCTGAATAGTCATAGAGTCCCAAAAGTAAAACTCTGATATATGCTAGGTGAAAAAAATACATGAGAAGAAATGTCATTGACAATGCCTGCATATAAACCCAAAGTACATAACATCAACTACAATGGCTAGCTTGGAGTTGCATGATATTTTAGCAATTTCTAGAAGATGCTACGTTTTAATTTATCCCTCTTTCCCTTCTTTTGTATACTATCATACGAGAATCTGTCAAAGAAGATTGTTGTCTTATCCTCGCATTACTTGTGTAGAGGCTATAAAAATATGAAATCAGAAGGCAAGAAAAACAAGGGATACTTTACCTTTTCTATATGACCAATAGTGTTGCTGTCTGTAACTTTGTTGCCTTGTTGATCAGTAACATGAAATACTgttaaaaatgaaatgaaaacttGTAAGAAATTTCCCAACTGTGTGCCCTAAGTCTAGTATATTATATGCAGATGGGACAGAGCAAGAAAAGAGTGTTAATGGGGAAACAGATTATAAGGTTGAGACTTTTGTAAAATGGCCAAGAAAGGGCAAAAGTGAATATGGTATACATGGCCACCAATTAACACATACTAGTAAATCTATAACCACCAAGGTGGAAGAAACTTGAATTTGGGTATTTAGTTGGATAGCAGTCCAAGCTTGTAAAAGAAATAGTGTAGAACATGATCCATATCTACCAGTGGCGAAGCCAGAAGTTTATACAATGGGGTTCAGAAAATACTAGAATGTcacatttgggatttgaacctgTGACCTAAAATAATTTTGAACCTCCTTTACCACTACACTAGAATCTTCTCTTATGCCAAGGGAATTCAACAGTTCATATATAACCAAAATAATTCATTTTAGCCCTGTTTTGACGAAGGGGATTCAATTGAACCCACTTACTTATACCTAGCTCCACCCCTGACAGTAGCAGCTCTTGAATATGCAACTAAAAATACTTGGATGCGCCTCGTCTAAAAGCTTCAACACCTGAAAATACTAATGAGAAACAATACTCACCATCCATGAACCACCCGCCATCAGAGGATATGTAGGCTTTGGTAATTACAAGATCAAGGTCTGTTAGGATTTGCACCACTTCCAGCAGTATTCCAGGTTTGTTGACACTGTCAACCTGAGGAAAACAACGAAAACCTCAGTGGTACTTTTGAACACCTCAGTACCTAAAAAGGCGCAAGAGGTAGTTCATTAATAATGTACTTTATGTTACCCATATAAAAAATGTATCAACTACTTTGACAAAAGCAACTGAATGATATAGAGTTAATGTGGGACCCCTTATCTGACTCATACTAGTGATTCAAATCATGCCTATCAAATCACCAGGCTCTAGCTTACAGATATTAGTAATTCCTACTTGCGACAGCAGATTGTGTTCAAAAAGTTTGACCAAtaaaatttgtgaaagaactttTTTTAATATACTCCTTTCTTTCAGTAAAACTTTTGATCATGCACCATAGCAGGCTCAGATGACCAGACACACACTAATCTTACAAGAATAATCGTTGTAAAATTAAGAGCTTATTGAACTGTGGTGAAGTGAGCTTCGTCTCATCAAAGGTGCTGTGGATccttgaaataaaaaaataaggaCTCAATCACTCAAAGATTCTCAAAGTTTACCTTCACTAGTGTGCAATCCTTGCAACTCGCATTGTCCACAGATACCCTAATAGCATCAAATAATCATTAGTAAAACCACATGAAAACAGCTGAGGGTCTTAAATATGAAGTAATTTAATTGACATCCATGATTTTCTTTCATTGGTTCAAAGGAGACCGACAGGTTTCCATATCCTGGTTAGGTAACATCCTAAACCACAACGAGTAATATCTAGGCTGGCCAatgaaagtaaaataaaatatagtgAAGGCAAGGAGTGGATGTTGCAAAAATGGCAAAAGCTAAAAGTAGAGAAGCTCAACCTTGGAGGATTTATTCTGATACTTAAGGTCTCATACTCAGGATCGAAATAAGGCCCATATCTTCTTGCCATATGAACAACACTTCTGTAGTCAATAAAAATACTTCCCTTTCTTCCTTTACATAGAAAGTAGCCAAATTTGCTCTATAGCAGCTGACTGGCCTAATCCATGATGACAGCAATAGCAAATTAAAGTGGCATTTTACCTGCCAAAGATGACCTAATAAAAGCGCAAGTAAATGTACGTGGGTGAAAATAGCAGTCCATTGAAATATAAATTCAATAAACCGATGTACTTTTACAGCTAGATTGTCCGTAAAGTATTTAAAGCTTCTGGTTATTATGCAAGATGTATGGATGGAGGATGAAGCACATAGTTGTACTACTACTGATGAGAGAACCAATACTGTTCACTCAATTTTCATGACATGCTTCACATGATGGTAGAATATAGTCGAATCTAGATTCTAGAAAGGAATAATCAAAATGCAATCCTGAGATCAAAGAGAAAGTAACATGAATCCATAATCTAAAGCCATTCCTTGTTAGCTTTTACCTAAAAAATTTCATGCAGATCAAAGTTTTTAGTTCTGTCATTGCTCTGATTACCAACTTGTTGAGGAAAAGTCTATCTATCAAATGCAAAGCAGAGATTCAAGAATAAGGACGAAATGCGCAAGCTCCTGGGCTTTAACTCCCAGGTCCTTGTAAAATACTCATAGTAGAATACAATGTTCTTAAAGCTAGTACTATCGAAAGTTCATCTGaattatgaaaagaaagaaataaaggaacTAAAATGAAAAACAAATGTCTTCCAACAATCTGGTTACACTTCATTTTCTATTTCTTGGATAAGTTACTCAATAGGAGACGTGTAAAACAATCTCAACAAGAAAAGTGTTTGTTTGTATTTGTTGGAACAAGATTGGGCATGTTGACAATTGTTAGAAAGTGAAGGATTTGAGTGAGAAAGAATCTGGGGGAAGGTAAATTAAAAGGATTTGATTCCTAGACTTTGAGACAGTAGCAAGATTCCGGGTATCAGTCTCAATCAGGATTTCTTAACCGCATAATTTTTAACGGTCCTGATTCAACAACATAAATTCACCACCAATTTGACCATCAAATCTAATCCATATAGAGATGCGTATCCAACTCCAAAAACTCCTCCACCACCAAAACACTATCTAACATTAAATATACCTTTAACAATATTAATAAGTACACGCTAATTACATCCTAAACACATCTCCATACTAATAAGTACTCACTAATTACATCCTAAACACATCTCCATAAACAACTAACAAAACATTTTCTCAGAAATCAGTTTCCAAGAAAACAACAGTTTGAGGTCAACAACAATGAAGTTACTAGAAGCTTCTTCTTAATTTGCAGAATATCGGTATGAACATAAGCTTAATCGATATACTCAAGATAAGAAAAAGCTTTAAGTTTTTAACTCACAGATACTGTGAAATTTCTGGAAATTCAGAGAAAATCCGAGGACAGAGCCGCCTGCAAAATCATGGAGAAGCAGAATCAAATTCGCACATTCTTTCCAGTAATTCTGTATGTCTATGTTGAAGAGAAAACAGAGAAATAATGCTCAAAGTTCACCTTAAATAAGGAGGAAAAAGGGAAAGGTGGAAAAGCTTTCGACGTAGGAGTAGCACTTTGCTGTGAAGAAGTGCTCCTCCTCCGTTTCCACTTTCCACTCTCTCTCTCTGTCCCACTCTTATAAGGCTTAAGTGCAGTTTTGCTATAGCTAAAGTGCGGTGTGTTTGTGTGTAAATAATTTCCCCGCCCGCTCTTTTGAGACATTATTAGAGAATATAATGAGTGTTTTTAATTAAGCTAATGACGCGACGACCAAACGTTCCTCTGACGCAGATACAGCTCTGAGACGCTATACGTCTCTACTCTCTCTGTAGCGCGTGAACTACCATCTTCTTTACGAGTTGAGTCCGCTTCAAGGTAAGGCTGCTTATCGGGCACTTGATTTATCGGTTATCAACTCGTAAATGTACTAATTCGCTAGCCACTCAATAAGATATCGGGTCGGATTAGTGATTATCGAGTGGTTTATCGGTAAATCAAATAAACAATAATATTGATATAAGTAAACAAGACAATGAATAATAGATAGACGATTCAATTACAATCATACTCAAGTAGGGTAATGAAGCTCTAATTGTTAACGACAGtttcttcttctttaattattttACAATAAGCAAGCTAAAATACTAATTGGGATTTTTAATCAGTAATACAAGTTCAGTTAACATATATTTTGGATAAAATTTTGCATAAGTTGCCAAGTTAAATGATCTATTTGAGCAGAAAGATAACAAGAACTTTCTAGATCTGTTTAGTCCTGCCCCAAAAAGTTACGATGAAGTTGAAGCTTAGACAGCTAAAAAGTTACTTCCTTGTAAGTCTGATTGGTGTCGTCATTTCCTAAGAGGATTGTTGAGAGAAATAGAAAATGTTGCTGAGTGCTGCTGATATTAAGGGAAATAAGAAACTAAGGTTTTAAATAGTGAAAgaagtaaaaatataaatataataattCTTAATAGATTAATTGTTTATCCAATAAGAAAATTAAGTAATCCGCCTCCGAATCGATAAACtattaattataaaattttaatccATTAACTAATTGTTAATTCGATAATCCGATACCAATAAGTCAATAAACCACTTTTGTGATTCGGTTATCGGTTACGGGAACATTCTACGGTATCGACTGATTTTTGTAATAGTGTGTGATCCAATCGAAATTGAATTGAGTTACAATTGAACTCTACATTTATTTTTCGCCTGTAGCATTGaccttttaaaaatattaaatttataaTAAAGTCATTGACTAAAATAATATAGGACAATTACCGATTTAAGTTTTTACACCAAATAAAATTAAATTCACAATTAATATTATGTGAACCGCCAGTATAAATAGTAGAATATGTGGTGAATTACCGCCATAAGTACAAGAAAATGGAGCGTAAAATCAGTTCCCTAAATCTATTAGTCTAATCTAAGATACTCCTAGTATGTTTGTTCTTCTCATTTATATAAATTCTAATACACATAACACCATATATTTCATTCAAGGAAATTAAGTAATGAACCGTTTAAATTAAAATTGTTAAAATGGTCGGTCAAATTAGGATAAACTGAATACTCCAACATACTCTACGCTACTTTTTGGTAGAACTCTTCACTTTTGCACTACACTTGATTAAATCCTAAGGTTAAtgaattaaaaattaatttatctACTTTTAAGTGCGAATTAGGAATCCAATCATATGCTAATGATAAGCATTTCCTACTATGATAATATTTTAGATCAAGTTTATGGTTCTCTATGATCCACATTAATTAGTCAAAAGTGATCAGAATCATTTAAGCTATAACCAAAAAACAAAtcattgaaaaggaaaaaaagaaagaaagaaaaaccctATCAACTCAAACTTTGCGTATATACTTGAACCAAGAGAAGCGGAATCGCATTCTTAACGTCCCAAATACAAATATTATGCACAGAGTCCACTAACATCAAAGAAAATTTCTACTTGGCTGTGTTTCAATAGATCGTTTCCTCATTGGGAAGAATAATGATTCAAcatcatttttcctttttccaGAATATCATTTATTTAGTAAATTTAAATCTCTTAACGTTCTCTAATATGATTCGTGATTATGCTATTTGCCTACCCCTTTTAAAGGAATATGATGTGatcatcatacttttcaaatatCATGTTGAATGAAATTACATCACTAGATAAAATAATACTTTTTTCATAAACCACTataattcaattttctttttcttttgtgcaTGATGAGATAGAAGAGTACATTACCTAGTAAAATCATATTCTTCTTTTTTACCAATTATGGGTATTATGATTCTAATGAATaagttttttttctctctcttgtgtgcaacaaaataatttttaaattatgagaAAAGTTAGATACATTTTGCTCCATGCATTTTTCAATCTGTGACATATGGTCCTGGCCTCTGAGTTTCTGCGATAAATTCATAAACACTCCAATATATACAAAAGCCTCTAGTGAGATTATTGCTTTTCATCCAAATTTCACACAGTTATAGTAAATAGTAATTCTTTTACTCCCTAAaaaggaagaggaagaagaagggtGTGGCTAGGAATCTGGGGTGTTAAAGATGTTAGAATAGCTTGTACTTTTATATTTTACACCTTGCACCCTTGTTAGAATAGATGTATAAATGCAATACTTAGTACTCACCCTTATTAGTGTAAGAATGCAGCATTATCCCCTGAACTGCCTCCTTTTTGTGACAAATGCAGTTGCTCTGTTAGATTTATGTGGTGTCACTAGGCATAAAACCATGCTTTTCCCCAATGCAAccattattttttgtttttttaattataGTATATTTGAAGTTTACTGACCCGATTAATCTAAACTCGCGTCGGATAAGCCTCTAAGGGATAAAATGTTGCCTCTTCGTTTGTTCTCACTTGTGCTCAAACACACCTAGCGACTTTATCTTTTCATTCTCCGAATCAGAAATCCCATTCTTTTTCATAATCTTAATTTTTGTCATTTGGTCATATTGTATTATTGTGTTGCTATAACACATTATTACACTTTACCTAGAGAGTTTCTTCACCATTACTATAACATTTTGCCTAGAATCACTTTTTATGAAAAAGTGTCCACTACAACCACAATCTCTCCAACTTGTTGAACTATTTTGCTATGAAATGGCTATAGTAGAGAACTGTTGAAGATTCAAAGACGACATGTTGGTTGGATCTAATCAAGGTTTGATAGGGTTGAGTCATAAACTTAGCCCTCCACTAtaagtccggaaccaaaatgtggttcttttggactcaaagtaCACAAATATGTggtaaaaaaaattacatttttatatatagcgccacatTACCTGACGCTATACATTAACAGTAACggcaccgttaatgtatagcgccaagtattgtggcgctatactgtaaaatcTGACACCGCCAGGTacagcgccacaatacctggcgctatacatacatcattaaagtatagcgccaggtattgtggcgctatacatacatTTTTTAAACCCCTTCcgttttatcgggaacccagttcatcaggcacacggttggtacgtcccatacgccgggagacatgaggccctggtatgttttatgttattattagttatatacctgtaatttagtgccaaatatgtagtttatattttttactttgtgcaggtgattggattgcataccgtctatcatatggggcagcagatgcagagttatgtccatGATCCTGTGACCATGCAGGAGTATAGtcgtcgattcatggatgtggctTCCCATACACTGCAGCGAGcccgatcggatcagcgtttggcacacgaggctgattatatggacccagCGCAGTACCATCGAGGTCGTGGTATCCCACGAGTTGGTGGTGGCCGACGAGCTGGTGGTGGCGGACAacgtggtcgtgggcggagaggaggtggtccccaacaAGGGGGCGTTAAGGCTCCtactgatgatgttgctgctgatatggcaggtggcatgcatgagacggacatgccgtcttacaaccttgaaatttatcgcactccagtgccatcgcaggtgaccccatcgggtcaattattgatcacgggctcggatattcaaagagtggattggggtagatacttctcaggcccgtctaccactgttgaggatcgaccgacccgagatttttatagtgggcgccgactgagttatggctccacatcacatgcgcaggtatgagtttattagtattgaatttgaatttgttttaactgtaacttatttattttctttaactttattaatttcctttttaaggcttcatACGATGCAGCGACAAATGACTACATTCAGTATCTAGAGATgatgatggtaagacaatataaattgttgtgaattgctatgtagttttctatactaagtttcatattattatgtagccttctactggagctgacagcaccactgatacatgtcatcctgcgccgcatccggctataaggagacgacttgatgatgatgatcctgatagcgtacccgggcgggaggggatgcgcctcaggccagcagctgcattgagacacaccggatgcgggacacattgacatggtgtaaataatatttttgtatacattaacaacaatatttaatcgaatatgcgcattactttttttagttctccattcgtttgatagtttcataaaataaaatttagtacaacacaagcacttaaacttaacttccacttcaattaaaataaaatttagtacaacaaacaaggaaaacattactacagcacaaacacaatcacaaacacaaacatagcaggccaacataataaaaatacatgaaatatgaaaaatacactaaacacatacatgccaatgtttagccccggttgctatttattctccgctccaaccacttaaatcgttcttccagttgttctttttcttcttctacctctttcagtttcgccttcacctccgcaagttccagtttatatttttttacgttccttttgtgcttcataattccattgtgttttccacttttcttctcccacctccttcaggttcgccctcaagtctgcaataattctattgctttctttttcatgttcccgttgtcttaaacacatattatgaagaaactgcagttgttctctgtaacattcctgataacatggttcatcaacccattcctgaaaatcacaaataggttcgccgggaaccttgtaaaactggttcatacagtgccagtagcgacgtccaacttcaccaccgtcccaacaattttgcatcaagcatgctttttcacaattgcactttggtggacgaagaggttgagccatttgtgtaatatttgcttttagtaaaaaaaaacttacttttaataaaatatttgcttttagtaaattttgagcacacaaaataactacaatgagcccgttatttataggcgagacaacacacacataatgtACTATCTAATGgtgctatactttgcgtgttaaatatcatgatgttgacaagataactttatgtcagctggtcagctttttcagttcgacaagacaacacacacataataaatatacttTGCGTGTTTCATGATGTTGACAattctaatggcgctatactttgcgtgttaaatatcatgatgttgacaagacaactttatgtcagctggtcagctttttcagttcgacaagacaacacacacataataaatatacagataattttattaaattattatttaaataggtaaaatgggaaagtacaaatcatagttaacaagcataattttatttcataaatcttgcaacatagacataacaactaattattacaacatcaactcatgggtagttaggtacactagaagaacactcaccacgagcttgattagttttgccacccaaaccagctgaaggacatttacgatggtcgtgtcctgtttgcgagcatataccatatttgcgcgcataaacggtatcactaacatccatttggttctgtatacgcgttctcttctgcacctgtcttttacgcaaataggacttgttacacactattttaaatggttccggaggccaataatactcagcacccactggctgcaattgaccactatatgtgtttaggtacttggaaaTACTATATTGTTGgtcaacatagttggtctccgcataaccaacacgttgaaaacacttgatggcatgtgagcaaggcatgtggtagatggatcATTTCCCACATGAGCATAACCTTGCTGATTCATTTAGGGTATgtacattgtcacacctcctttttccgcacccgagggggtgcaagggaattttttccaattaaaggacaatcgaaacgagatttgtttatttatttcagaatcgccacttgggaggtttagggtgtcccaagtcaccaattttaatcccgaatcgaggaaaataatgactctatattacagtctacgtaccagaaatccggataaggaattctgttaacccgggagaaggtgttaggcattcccgagttccgtggttctagcacggtcgctcaattgttatattcggcttgattatctgattttatacaagtgtgaacttatgtgcaaaatttaactttta encodes the following:
- the LOC104238336 gene encoding ACT domain-containing protein ACR3, giving the protein MARRYGPYFDPEYETLSIRINPPRVSVDNASCKDCTLVKVDSVNKPGILLEVVQILTDLDLVITKAYISSDGGWFMDVFHVTDQQGNKVTDSNTIGHIEKALGPEGYTSGILKPCPGRKVGVNSVGDYTTIELIGSDRPGLLSEISAVLANLHFNVAAAEVWTHNRRTACVLYVNDNCSSLDVDEESRLCVMEEQLNNILRGREDDESGAHATFTVGSTHVDRRLHQMFFADRDYEGGCLEMEIEYPPSFKPEVRIESCVEKGYSVVSVSCKDRPKLMFDIVCTLTDMQYAVFHATISSDGPYASQEYFIRHMDGCTLESEEEKKVVKCLEAAIRRRISEGFSLELCAKDRIGLLSEVTRVLRENGLSVTRAGVTTIGEKAKNVFYVRDASGNPVEMKTIERLREEIGQTMMLNVKKAPASAKVPETGGLAKTSFFFGGLLEMFRT